A stretch of Thermodesulforhabdus norvegica DNA encodes these proteins:
- a CDS encoding DUF3426 domain-containing protein — translation MVITCESCGTRFKVDEKRLKKPVSKVRCSRCKHVFSVKVETEPEEEMVVLEAPEPEEPRDKEDVTGEEETTDEAEPARKPRTLASTGRQRTAGMARRPPVARSKIFVLTALPLFMIAIATVYYFMIKPEKTEKNAPAGKTPPVEIAQKTEAFFIENLNVGQMLVIQGEIRNVSPYPVSFVTLEAKLIGIDGKVVMSQKFFPGNVLSRDELTQLSLKEIQDRLSRREGDNLSNVHIKPGQTVPFMAVFYSLPPIEELTDYSISYVNAEIEKG, via the coding sequence ATGGTAATTACATGTGAATCCTGCGGTACCCGTTTTAAAGTTGACGAGAAAAGACTGAAAAAACCCGTAAGTAAAGTAAGGTGTTCGCGGTGTAAACATGTTTTTTCGGTCAAGGTGGAGACCGAGCCGGAAGAGGAAATGGTGGTTCTGGAAGCTCCAGAGCCTGAAGAACCTCGAGATAAAGAAGATGTTACCGGTGAAGAAGAGACGACGGATGAGGCAGAGCCTGCTCGTAAGCCCCGCACTCTGGCTTCTACGGGCCGCCAGAGAACGGCAGGAATGGCACGGCGTCCTCCCGTGGCCAGATCCAAAATCTTCGTATTAACGGCTTTACCGCTCTTTATGATAGCGATAGCGACCGTCTATTACTTCATGATCAAACCGGAAAAGACCGAAAAAAATGCGCCCGCCGGCAAAACACCACCCGTAGAAATAGCACAAAAAACCGAAGCCTTTTTCATAGAAAACTTGAATGTGGGGCAGATGCTCGTTATCCAGGGAGAAATAAGAAACGTTTCACCCTATCCCGTCAGTTTTGTTACGCTTGAGGCCAAACTTATAGGTATCGACGGCAAGGTTGTGATGTCTCAAAAATTCTTCCCCGGAAACGTGCTTTCCAGGGACGAACTAACTCAGCTGTCCTTAAAAGAAATTCAAGACAGACTATCGAGAAGGGAAGGGGACAATCTATCCAATGTGCACATAAAACCCGGTCAGACCGTTCCTTTTATGGCCGTTTTTTATAGCCTTCCCCCCATTGAAGAACTGACCGATTACAGTATATCCTATGTAAATGCGGAAATTGAAAAGGGATGA
- a CDS encoding HU family DNA-binding protein, with product MTKSQLIEAVARAEGITLRMAELAVNVTFEAMEEALIKGDRLEVRGFGSFKVKEYQGYKGRNPKTGEVIEVKPKRLPFFKVGKDLKMRVNGEK from the coding sequence ATGACCAAGAGTCAGCTAATAGAAGCCGTTGCCAGGGCTGAAGGAATAACGCTTCGCATGGCCGAACTGGCGGTAAACGTAACCTTTGAGGCCATGGAAGAGGCTCTCATAAAGGGAGACAGACTCGAAGTCAGGGGGTTTGGCAGTTTCAAGGTGAAGGAATATCAGGGTTATAAAGGAAGAAATCCAAAAACCGGCGAAGTCATTGAGGTAAAGCCCAAAAGATTGCCTTTTTTTAAGGTCGGAAAGGACCTGAAGATGAGGGTCAACGGAGAAAAGTAA
- the serS gene encoding serine--tRNA ligase has product MLDLRFVRENIDRVEQMLRDRQLDMDLSEFRRLDQRRRELLQEVESLKHERNQASEDIARLKREGKSADELISKMKKLSERIKALDGEVADIENRFRDILLLIPNMPHESVAVGKDEADNPVVKVWGEKPEFDFSPRPHWEIGEELGILDFERASRMTGARFCLYWREGAELERALINFMLDIHTSRHGYTEVLPPFIVNSTSLIGTGQLPKFKEDLFKLDGWDYYLVPTAEVPVTNIHMNETLQEDELPKYYTAYTPCFRAEAGSYGKDTRGLIRQHQFNKVELVKIVKPETSYDELESLLRDAETILQELGLHYRVVSLCTGDLGFAASKTYDIEVWLPGQNTYREISSCSNFEDFQARRANIRFRRKGKKKSEFVHTLNGSGLAVGRTVVAILENYQQADGSVIIPPALRPYMKGREVIEPVGKRRGS; this is encoded by the coding sequence ATGCTGGACCTGCGATTCGTTCGCGAGAATATCGACCGTGTCGAGCAGATGTTGAGAGATCGACAACTGGATATGGATCTCTCCGAGTTTAGAAGATTGGATCAGCGAAGGAGAGAACTACTTCAGGAAGTTGAATCCTTAAAACACGAAAGGAATCAGGCTTCTGAGGATATTGCCCGGCTTAAACGAGAAGGTAAGAGTGCCGATGAGCTTATCTCGAAAATGAAGAAGCTTTCCGAGAGAATTAAGGCTCTTGATGGGGAAGTAGCCGACATAGAGAACAGATTCAGGGATATTCTTCTCCTTATTCCGAATATGCCTCACGAATCCGTAGCCGTCGGGAAGGATGAGGCGGATAACCCCGTGGTTAAAGTGTGGGGTGAAAAGCCCGAGTTTGACTTTTCCCCAAGACCTCACTGGGAAATAGGCGAAGAACTCGGAATACTGGACTTCGAGCGAGCATCCCGCATGACGGGTGCCAGATTCTGCCTGTACTGGAGGGAAGGGGCAGAACTGGAAAGAGCCCTTATCAACTTTATGCTGGACATTCACACTTCACGGCACGGCTATACCGAAGTATTGCCTCCCTTCATAGTCAACAGCACGAGCCTTATCGGCACGGGGCAACTGCCCAAGTTCAAAGAAGATTTGTTCAAGCTTGATGGCTGGGATTATTATCTTGTTCCTACGGCAGAAGTGCCCGTGACCAACATACACATGAATGAAACACTTCAGGAAGATGAGTTACCCAAATACTACACGGCCTACACGCCCTGTTTTCGCGCAGAAGCCGGATCCTACGGTAAGGATACGAGAGGGCTTATCCGGCAGCATCAGTTCAACAAAGTGGAGCTCGTTAAGATTGTCAAGCCGGAAACCTCTTATGATGAGCTGGAAAGCTTACTCCGGGATGCCGAAACGATACTTCAGGAACTGGGGCTTCATTATCGGGTGGTAAGCCTGTGTACCGGTGATCTCGGGTTTGCTGCGTCAAAGACCTACGATATAGAAGTGTGGCTGCCGGGGCAAAATACCTACAGAGAAATTTCGTCCTGTAGTAACTTCGAAGACTTCCAGGCAAGGCGTGCCAATATCAGGTTTCGTAGGAAAGGTAAGAAAAAGAGTGAGTTCGTTCACACTCTGAACGGATCGGGGCTGGCCGTCGGCAGAACCGTGGTTGCCATTCTGGAGAATTATCAGCAGGCCGACGGAAGTGTGATAATCCCTCCGGCTTTGAGACCTTACATGAAAGGACGAGAAGTGATCGAACCGGTCGGTAAGAGGAGAGGATCATGA
- a CDS encoding acylphosphatase: MKKRVHLYISGRVQGVFFRDYMRDTARKVGATGWVRNLPDGRVEAVVEGEADAVNAVVNWCYRGSPASRVDNVEISEDIYSGEFSDFQIRY, encoded by the coding sequence ATGAAAAAGCGGGTGCATCTCTACATATCAGGTCGCGTGCAGGGAGTTTTTTTCAGGGACTACATGAGGGACACGGCAAGAAAGGTCGGTGCCACAGGCTGGGTCAGAAACCTTCCGGACGGTCGCGTTGAGGCGGTGGTCGAAGGAGAAGCCGATGCCGTGAATGCCGTCGTAAACTGGTGCTATCGCGGCAGTCCGGCAAGCAGGGTCGATAACGTGGAAATCTCCGAAGATATATACAGTGGTGAATTTTCAGACTTTCAGATTCGATATTAA